The following is a genomic window from uncultured Draconibacterium sp..
GAATACATCCTGTTTACATTTTCCCACGAAGCAAAAAAGCGTTTTGAGTAGTTTTCGCCAGCCATTTGCGAGGCGATCTTCAGCGCAGTGATACGTGGTGGCAATTTGGTTTTCCGGTTGTAATTTCCATTTGCATCGTAGCCGTTCCAGAAAATGGTATCGATCATTGTTTTTCGCTCAATAAGTCGCTGCTCAACAGGACTGTAAACCGCCCAAACTGCTGCGGTAATTACTTCGTTCGATTTTGTTGGCATTTCGGCAGTTGATGAATATTTGGAGTAAAAGCTGGAATAGGTTTCCAGTGAAATTACCAGGTCGGTATTGGTTTTGTCGGCCAGTTGCTGAACCATTTCCATATTCAATGCCGGAAGTTTATCGCCCGTATGTGGTTCGAAAAGTTCCGGGAATATTCGAATTTCTTTAAACGATTTTTTTTCTTTTAAATTCTTCGCCAGTTCGCTCATACTTAAATTCACCAAAATACTATCGAGGTTTTTGGGATCGTTTTTGGCTTTTTTTAGTCGGAAATCATCTTTGTAAAAGTGTATCAGTGTATCGCCGCTGTATTTAAAATTCCGGTAAACAATGGCGACATTTTCTGCATTGGCCGGGTAAGCAATTTCTCCGGGAGTATAAATTTCTATAGGATAATCTTTATAAACGGTACACGAAATCGTGCTCAATAAAAGTATGGCCCATAAGATTAATCGGTTCATTTCGGGTTGTTTTTCGGTTGTTTTTTCTTGTCTTTAAGCAATTCGAGGTACTGATAGGTAATGGGATGATAGGATGTTTTGTACGACTGAAGAGCGTACTGAATTGCACCGTCGATATCTCCCTGTATTTCGCAGGCGGTAGCGAGATTAAATAATGCTTTGCTTTTTTCGCTTTTCGATTCCGATTCATTGGCAATTTTCTGCCATGCTTCTGTTGCTGTTGTCCAATCTCCGTTATCGGTAAGTGTGGCAGTTTGTTTTAAAGCAGCACTTCCTTTATCAAAAATTATCCGGTATTCACTTTGCCAGCGGGGGCTTATTGTTTCCGAGAAATCGAGTGCCACTGCAATTCCTGTTTCTGTAAGCGCCTGTTTTACGGGCGTAAAATCTACGAACAAATTTCTTATGCTAAGTGCATAGTCTTCCCAAAGCAGGGTGTCCTGAAATACTTCACGTGCCAGAATTTTTTCCTGCAGAGGATCGTAAATGCGAAACAGGGCATCGTAAACAATAACCATTTTTGCACCAATAGCCGTTCTGAAAATTCCCTCATTCGGATCGAAAACTGATTCTTTAGAAAGTTCGGTTACAACTCGTGTTTTAAACAGATCCATTGACAGAACAGCATCGGTTTGGTAAAGGTCGCAAAGTTCCTTTACCTCCTTCCAGCTCATAGAATTGGAAAAGAATGCATTTTGGGGGGCTTTCAGAAAACGGTTTTCTGGAATTACGTAGTCAAACCTGCCAGATTCGAAAAGCAATTCGCCCAAAGCTTTTAACGAAGTATCTACCGCAGTGAGATCGTATATGGTAGTATCGAGGTTAAAATCTTTCTGGTAAAATATCTTTTGAAGCGAATCAGTGGGCAGATCATTGTAGTTGTTGTCAACAGTGCGGTTAACCAAAAGCAGGCTCTGAATATCCTGCGGAATTTCGTTTTTTGGCTTTTGCGGAAATTCAACCATAATACGCTTAGTAGAGCTACAAGCATACGACAGTAGGACAATGCTAACGAGTAGAATGTAATTTGTTTGTTTAAATATGTTCATCGAAAAATGAATGTTGTTTTAATAAATTCCCCAGTATTTTCTCAAAAACCATTCCGTACTTAACAGCAACAATAAAACAACAAATAGCCAACGAAGGTTTATCAGCTGATTTACCATTTCCTGAAAGTAAGTTGTTGCTTTTAGTTTATTGGTTTGTTGTAATTCTTCAACCAAATCGTTGGCTTGTGATGGCTGGTAGAATTTACCGCCAGTTAAGTTCGCCAATTGGTAAAGCAGGGTGTGGTTGGCTTGTGTAACAATATTCTCAACATTAACCGGAACCACCGTAAAACTTCCTGTTTCGGTAAAGGTTTCGTTGCCAATTGTTACTTCTGCTGTAAACGAATAATCGCCCAGAGGCAGGTGCCCTGCATTGAGGTAGTAGTTTTTATCCTGTACATCAAATGTCAGGTTGTATTCCTC
Proteins encoded in this region:
- a CDS encoding DUF6340 family protein, with translation MNIFKQTNYILLVSIVLLSYACSSTKRIMVEFPQKPKNEIPQDIQSLLLVNRTVDNNYNDLPTDSLQKIFYQKDFNLDTTIYDLTAVDTSLKALGELLFESGRFDYVIPENRFLKAPQNAFFSNSMSWKEVKELCDLYQTDAVLSMDLFKTRVVTELSKESVFDPNEGIFRTAIGAKMVIVYDALFRIYDPLQEKILAREVFQDTLLWEDYALSIRNLFVDFTPVKQALTETGIAVALDFSETISPRWQSEYRIIFDKGSAALKQTATLTDNGDWTTATEAWQKIANESESKSEKSKALFNLATACEIQGDIDGAIQYALQSYKTSYHPITYQYLELLKDKKKQPKNNPK
- a CDS encoding DUF6340 family protein; protein product: MNRLILWAILLLSTISCTVYKDYPIEIYTPGEIAYPANAENVAIVYRNFKYSGDTLIHFYKDDFRLKKAKNDPKNLDSILVNLSMSELAKNLKEKKSFKEIRIFPELFEPHTGDKLPALNMEMVQQLADKTNTDLVISLETYSSFYSKYSSTAEMPTKSNEVITAAVWAVYSPVEQRLIERKTMIDTIFWNGYDANGNYNRKTKLPPRITALKIASQMAGENYSKRFFASWENVNRMYSVPPLPDFAMADEYVQKGDWDNAIMLWKRYADDSNGKMAINARYNLALGYEMKDDFNTAEKWLNAALQIATAYNSKEELKMIFEYQQLLAKRKKDILRLNQ